A window of the Pontibacillus yanchengensis genome harbors these coding sequences:
- a CDS encoding helix-turn-helix domain-containing protein, with product MIGEQIKALRKEKQLSLSELAERAGVAKSYLSSIERNLQKNPSIQFLEKISKVLHVPLEHLLHNDQQREEGSSSLDEDWVDLVREAQDSGVTKDQFKEFLEFNKWRLHQGEYTQEKNNKSN from the coding sequence ATGATAGGAGAACAAATTAAGGCTTTACGAAAAGAAAAACAACTATCCTTATCAGAACTAGCAGAACGAGCTGGTGTTGCTAAATCGTATCTTAGTTCTATTGAACGTAACCTACAAAAAAATCCTTCTATTCAATTTCTAGAAAAAATCTCAAAGGTACTGCATGTCCCCCTAGAGCATTTGCTACATAATGACCAACAACGGGAAGAAGGGTCATCATCTTTAGATGAAGATTGGGTAGACTTGGTTAGAGAGGCCCAGGACTCAGGAGTAACGAAAGATCAATTTAAAGAATTTCTTGAGTTTAACAAATGGCGACTCCACCAAGGTGAATACACCCAGGAAAAAAACAATAAATCCAACTGA
- a CDS encoding universal stress protein has translation MPFEYKRIVIAVDGSEASEHAFEKAIDIARRNDAHLFICHVVDTRAFATVEAYDRSLAERAEGYATELLNKYEKQAKEAGIQQVQVDIDYGSPKVKIAKEVAPKLEADLIICGATGLNAVERFFIGSVSEHITRYASCDVLVVRADTH, from the coding sequence TCGGAAGCCTCTGAACATGCTTTTGAAAAAGCAATAGATATCGCTAGACGTAACGATGCTCATCTCTTTATTTGTCATGTTGTAGATACACGTGCTTTTGCAACAGTGGAAGCATACGATCGCTCTTTAGCAGAACGAGCTGAAGGATATGCAACGGAGCTCTTAAACAAGTATGAAAAACAGGCAAAAGAAGCAGGAATTCAGCAAGTACAAGTGGATATTGATTATGGGTCTCCAAAAGTAAAAATCGCAAAAGAAGTAGCGCCAAAATTAGAAGCAGACTTAATTATATGTGGTGCCACAGGATTAAACGCTGTAGAACGTTTCTTTATTGGAAGTGTTTCTGAACATATCACTCGATATGCAAGCTGTGATGTATTAGTTGTAAGAGCGGATACTCACTAG
- a CDS encoding anti-repressor SinI family protein has protein sequence MMKTNTVTDREELDSEWVELIKQAKELGLTKEEIKGFFYRKEDQMVVYKK, from the coding sequence ATGATGAAAACAAATACGGTTACTGATCGAGAAGAGCTTGATAGTGAATGGGTAGAGTTAATCAAACAGGCAAAGGAGCTGGGATTAACCAAAGAAGAAATAAAAGGGTTCTTCTATCGGAAAGAAGATCAAATGGTTGTTTATAAGAAGTGA